The following proteins are co-located in the Alcaligenes faecalis genome:
- a CDS encoding branched-chain amino acid ABC transporter permease: protein MEILIQQLINGLTVGSVYALVALGYTMVYGIIGLINFAHGDVVMVGAMLATTVVLSLVGADPAGLSAWLMVGLALLAAIPVCMGIGWTAERYAYRPLRRAPRLAALITAIGVSFIVQNLAMMIWGRNYLSFPHIIEPMVFQLGEARISLLQILIIVGAAAIMSGLMVLVHRTRLGTAMRATAQNREVAGLMGVNINTVISAAFVIGSALAAVAGVMIVTYYGVAQYTMGFMLGLKAFTAAVLGGIGNLGGAMLGGLLLGLIEALGAGYIGDLTNGVFGSNYQDVFSFIVLILVLIFRPSGLLGERVGDRA from the coding sequence ATGGAAATCCTGATACAACAACTCATAAATGGCCTGACCGTGGGCAGTGTCTACGCGCTGGTGGCGCTGGGCTACACCATGGTGTACGGAATTATTGGCCTGATTAATTTTGCGCATGGTGATGTCGTCATGGTTGGGGCGATGTTGGCTACGACAGTGGTGTTGTCGCTGGTCGGTGCGGACCCGGCAGGCTTGTCCGCCTGGTTGATGGTGGGGCTGGCCCTCTTGGCCGCTATCCCGGTTTGCATGGGCATAGGCTGGACCGCCGAGCGTTATGCCTATCGTCCCTTGCGACGTGCTCCCCGTCTGGCGGCACTGATCACGGCTATCGGTGTGTCTTTCATTGTGCAGAATCTGGCTATGATGATCTGGGGGCGTAACTACCTGAGCTTCCCGCACATTATTGAGCCCATGGTGTTCCAGTTGGGCGAAGCACGCATCAGCTTGCTGCAAATTCTGATTATTGTCGGTGCCGCTGCGATCATGTCTGGCCTGATGGTGCTGGTGCACCGCACCCGTCTGGGTACGGCCATGCGTGCTACCGCCCAGAACCGGGAAGTGGCCGGCCTGATGGGGGTGAACATCAATACGGTGATCTCCGCTGCCTTTGTGATTGGCTCGGCCTTGGCGGCTGTTGCAGGCGTCATGATCGTGACCTACTACGGTGTTGCCCAATACACGATGGGCTTCATGCTGGGCCTGAAAGCTTTTACCGCCGCTGTTTTGGGTGGCATTGGTAATTTGGGTGGCGCCATGCTGGGTGGCTTGCTGCTGGGCTTGATCGAAGCTCTGGGCGCAGGCTACATCGGTGACCTGACCAATGGGGTCTTTGGCAGTAACTATCAGGATGTGTTCTCTTTTATCGTGCTGATCTTGGTGCTGATTTTCCGTCCCTCGGGCCTGTTGGGTGAACGTGTGGGAGATCGCGCATGA
- a CDS encoding ABC transporter ATP-binding protein encodes MSLNQTLSGAGSKQRPATPAKVWVGALLIGVVLAILPFVLGMAGQSWVRTLNFALLYVMLALGLNIVVGFAGLLDLGYIAFYAVGAYVWAMLASPHFGLHLPFWMVLPAGIALAAVFGVLLGFPVLRLRGDYLAIVTLGFGEIIRIFMNNLDAPVNITNGPQGINRIDTFKIGDFIFGKAETLFGIRITGPEKYYYLLLLITLLIVFICVRLQHSRIGRAWEAIREDEIAAKAMGINTRNVKLLAFAMGATFGGVAGGLFASMQGFVSPESFSLTESISVLCMVVLGGMGHIPGVIVGALLLSVFPELLRSVVVPLQQSVFGDVILDPDGIRMLLFGFALVLVMIYRPEGLWPSAVRRRERKMKQVQA; translated from the coding sequence ATGAGTTTGAATCAAACATTAAGTGGCGCTGGCTCCAAACAGCGTCCCGCAACACCGGCTAAAGTCTGGGTCGGTGCGCTTCTTATCGGTGTGGTGCTGGCCATTCTGCCTTTTGTTTTGGGGATGGCCGGTCAAAGCTGGGTCCGCACACTGAACTTTGCCTTGCTGTATGTGATGCTGGCCCTGGGCCTGAACATTGTGGTGGGCTTTGCCGGTTTGCTGGATCTGGGCTATATCGCCTTCTATGCCGTTGGGGCCTATGTCTGGGCCATGTTGGCCTCGCCACATTTTGGTCTGCATTTGCCGTTCTGGATGGTGCTGCCAGCCGGTATCGCCTTGGCGGCGGTCTTCGGTGTGCTACTGGGTTTTCCGGTGCTGCGCTTGCGAGGCGACTATCTGGCCATTGTGACGCTGGGTTTCGGTGAGATTATCCGCATCTTCATGAACAACCTGGATGCGCCCGTCAATATCACCAACGGCCCGCAAGGGATCAACCGGATCGATACCTTCAAGATTGGTGACTTTATTTTCGGCAAGGCAGAAACCCTGTTTGGCATACGGATTACCGGGCCAGAGAAATACTATTACTTGCTCCTGCTGATCACGCTGTTGATTGTATTCATCTGCGTGCGCCTGCAGCACTCCCGTATTGGCCGTGCCTGGGAGGCCATTCGTGAAGACGAAATCGCTGCCAAGGCCATGGGCATCAATACCCGTAACGTCAAACTGCTGGCCTTTGCCATGGGTGCGACGTTTGGTGGCGTGGCAGGGGGCTTGTTTGCTTCCATGCAAGGCTTCGTTAGCCCAGAGAGCTTTAGCCTGACCGAGTCCATTTCCGTGCTGTGCATGGTGGTGCTGGGTGGTATGGGCCATATCCCTGGTGTGATTGTGGGTGCTTTGCTGCTTTCCGTATTTCCCGAACTGTTGCGTTCCGTCGTAGTGCCCTTGCAGCAAAGCGTGTTTGGCGACGTGATTCTGGATCCGGACGGCATCCGTATGCTGTTGTTTGGCTTTGCCCTGGTACTGGTCATGATCTATCGCCCTGAAGGCCTGTGGCCCTCGGCCGTGCGCCGTCGTGAACGCAAAATGAAGCAGGTGCAAGCATGA